A region from the Canis lupus dingo isolate Sandy chromosome X, ASM325472v2, whole genome shotgun sequence genome encodes:
- the AGTR2 gene encoding type-2 angiotensin II receptor, with translation MKSNITLATISKNITNSLHFGLVNIIGNESTFNCSHKPSDKHLDAIPVLYYIIFVIGFLVNTIVVTLFCCQKGPKKVSSIYIFNLAVADLLLLATLPLWATYYSYRYDWLFGPVMCKVFGSFLTLNMFASIFFITCMSVDRYQSVIYPFLSQRRNPWQASYIVPLVWCMACLSSLPTFYFRDVRTIEYLGVNACIMAFPPEKYAQWSAGIALMKNILGFIIPLIFIATCYFGIRKHLLKTNSYGKNRITRDQVLKMAAAVVLAFIICWLPFHVLTFLDALAWMGVINSCEVIAVIDLALPFAILLGFTNSCINPFLYCFVGNRFQQKLRRVFRVPITWLQGKQESVSCRKSSSLREMETFVS, from the coding sequence ATGAAGAGCAACATCACCCTTGCCACCATCAGCAAAAACATTACCAACAGCCTTCACTTCGGACTTGTGAACATCATTGGCAACGAGTCTACCTTTAACTGCTCGCATAAGCCATCAGATAAGCACTTAGATGCAATTCCTGTCCTCTACTATATTATTTTTGTGATTGGATTTCTTGTCAATACTATTGTGGTTACACTGTTCTGTTGTCAAAAGGGTCCTAAAAAGGTTTCCAGCATTTACATCTTCAACCTGGCTGTGGCTGACTTGCTGCTTTTGGCTACTCTTCCTCTCTGGGCAACCTATTACTCTTACAGATATGACTGGCTCTTTGGACCTGTGATGTGCAAAGTTTTTGGTTCTTTCCTGACTCTGAACATGTTTGCTAGCATTTTTTTTATCACCTGCATGAGTGTTGATAGGTACCAATCTGTTATCTATCCCTTTCTGTCTCAAAGAAGAAATCCCTGGCAAGCATCTTATATAGTTCCCCTCGTTTGGTGTATGGCCTGTCTGTCCTCATTGCCAACATTCTATTTCCGAGATGTCAGAACCATTGAGTATTTGGGAGTGAATGCTTGCATTATGGCTTTCCCACCTGAGAAATATGCCCAATGGTCAGCTGGGATTGCCTTAATGAAAAATATCCTTGGTTTTATTATCCCTTTGATATTCATAGCAACATGCTATTTTGGCATCAGAAAACACTTACTGAAGACCAACAGCTATGGGAAGAACAGAATAACTCGTGACCAAGTCCTGAAGATGGCGGCTGCTGTTGTTCTGGCGTTCATCATTTGCTGGCTTCCCTTCCATGTTCTGACCTTCTTGGATGCTCTGGCCTGGATGGGTGTCATTAATAGCTGTGAAGTTATAGCAGTCATTGACCTGGCACTTCCTTTTGCCATCCTCCTGGGATTCACCAACAGCTGCATTAATCCCTTTCTGTATTGTTTTGTTGGTAACCGCTTCCAACAGAAGCTCCGCCGTGTGTTTCGGGTTCCAATTACTTGGCTCCAAGGCAAGCAAGAGAGTGTGTCGTGCCGCAAAAGCAGTTCCCTTAGAGAGATGGAGACTTTTGTGTCTTAA